A segment of the Syntrophales bacterium genome:
GCAGGTTACCTTAATCCAAAAAAAATCAAACGGGGTTCTCTGAACTATAACGACTTCTCGGATAACGATTTATTTCTTGTCAGATGTGCGTGGAACTATATCAAAGCCTACGACATGAGAACAAGGTCGGCTTTTGAGAGGGCGGAGGCAGAGTACGCTGATCCACAAGTAAGTTTTCTATAATGAAAATTGCGATAGACTTTTAAGAGAACCGTTTGACCTTGGAAATGGCAAAATCTAAAAATAAATAAAACCAACGTAATATTATTAGAGGGATGATATGAAGTCTATTATGGTGGCTGAAGTTGTCGGTGCTAAGGGAAAAATAGAAGCCCGAAAAAAGTGGGAAAGAACAAATGGAAAAGAAGAAAAGCGTAACTCTGCGAAAGAAGTACGAATTAATACATTTTTAAATACATTAATTGAGGGAAATTGTTTGGATGTCATGAAAGATATTCCCTCGAAATCAATAGACATGATCCTCTGCGATTTGCCTTACGGGACCACCCAGAACAAGTGGGACAGCGTGATCCCCTTGGATCTTTTATGGAAGGAATACAGGAGAATCATTAAGGATCGTGGCGTCATAGCACTCACGGCACAAGGTGTATTCACAGCTATGCTTACCATGAGCAACCCCACAATGTACAAATACAAGTTTGTGTGGATAAAATCAAAACCGACAAATTTTCTTAACGCAAAAAACAACCGCTTAGGAAATATGAAGATATATGTATTTTCTATAAACAACAACCCGCATATAATCCTCAGATGAATAGAGGAGAACCATATAGCAAAGGCGTAAGGAAAGACCAGTTTACGGGAAGCTATGGCGAATTTAAACCCGTGCTCGTCAAAAGTGACGGGCAGAGATACCCGTGTGATGTGGTATACTTCAAGACATCTGAAAGTGAAGGTAACGTTTGGCATCCCACACAAAAGCCGGTTGAGCTTGGTAGATACTTAGTTAAAACATTTACAAACCCAGGTGATATCATTCTTGACAATACCTTTGGGAGCGGCAGTTTTCTTTTGTCAGCACTTCTCGAAGGACGTAATTTTATTGGGATTGAGAAAAACCGGGAAGTTCATCTTTTTAAAAAGAAAAAAATTGATTACATGGC
Coding sequences within it:
- a CDS encoding site-specific DNA-methyltransferase, giving the protein MNRGEPYSKGVRKDQFTGSYGEFKPVLVKSDGQRYPCDVVYFKTSESEGNVWHPTQKPVELGRYLVKTFTNPGDIILDNTFGSGSFLLSALLEGRNFIGIEKNREVHLFKKKKIDYMAVATERLKDAYDSIKGAAVSETILETGLIETFEQNAYNLNTL